The following proteins are encoded in a genomic region of Roseofilum casamattae BLCC-M143:
- a CDS encoding sensor histidine kinase, translated as MMTNNGRIVVVDDTPANLHLLSNLLEERDYEIRAFPSAKLALMAMENFQPDLILLDINMPQMNGYEMCDTLKENEKLRDIPVIFISALNEVFDKVKAFSVGGVDYITKPVQAEEVLARVETHLQLFRLQQMLKQKNFMQSQQLANQNRQLKTLNQQLEKTNQQLQEKYLQLEQAQLQLVQNEKMATLGQLVAGVGHEINNPLGFVSGNIEMAQDYVVDLLEIIADYRQEVGQPSPDLVEKVEAKDLEFIVEDFPKIINSMQQGIGRLKEISLSLRTFARRDTDEKQEFNLHDGLDSTILILKYRLKANQQRPEIKITKEYGELNSIWCYPGQLNQVFLNLLANGIDAIDDRIQEESVAEVEITPGAIAIATEFDAERAIIRIRDNGMGMPAEVREKIFQQGFTTKEVGKGTGLGMAIARSIVEDKHGGAIACRSEVGVGTEFEVTLPLS; from the coding sequence ATGATGACAAATAACGGTCGAATTGTTGTAGTTGACGATACTCCTGCAAATCTGCATTTGCTCTCTAATCTCTTGGAAGAGCGAGATTATGAAATAAGGGCATTTCCCAGTGCTAAGTTAGCTCTAATGGCAATGGAAAATTTTCAGCCGGATTTAATCTTACTGGATATTAATATGCCGCAGATGAATGGCTATGAAATGTGCGATACTCTCAAGGAAAACGAAAAATTACGCGATATTCCGGTAATTTTTATTAGTGCCTTAAACGAAGTATTTGATAAGGTAAAAGCATTTAGCGTGGGAGGGGTTGATTATATTACTAAACCCGTACAAGCGGAAGAAGTTTTAGCTCGGGTTGAAACCCATCTACAGCTATTTCGCTTGCAGCAGATGCTCAAGCAAAAGAATTTCATGCAATCTCAGCAATTAGCCAATCAAAATCGACAACTGAAAACTCTGAATCAACAACTGGAAAAAACTAATCAACAACTGCAAGAAAAGTATTTGCAATTGGAGCAGGCACAACTACAACTCGTCCAAAATGAGAAAATGGCAACATTGGGTCAATTAGTTGCTGGAGTCGGCCACGAAATCAATAATCCTCTTGGTTTTGTCTCTGGAAATATTGAGATGGCTCAAGACTATGTTGTCGATTTATTAGAGATTATCGCCGATTATCGACAAGAGGTTGGGCAACCCAGTCCAGATTTAGTTGAGAAAGTGGAAGCGAAAGATTTAGAATTTATTGTTGAGGATTTTCCCAAGATTATTAATTCCATGCAACAGGGAATTGGTCGGCTAAAAGAAATTAGCCTGTCTTTGCGAACGTTTGCTCGCCGAGATACGGATGAAAAACAGGAATTTAACTTACATGATGGTTTAGATAGCACTATTTTAATCTTAAAATATCGATTGAAGGCAAACCAACAGCGCCCGGAAATTAAAATCACTAAAGAGTATGGAGAACTCAATTCGATCTGGTGCTATCCAGGGCAATTAAATCAAGTGTTCTTGAATTTACTGGCCAATGGGATTGATGCGATTGACGATCGCATTCAAGAGGAGAGTGTTGCTGAGGTTGAAATAACTCCGGGAGCGATCGCGATCGCCACTGAATTCGATGCAGAACGAGCGATTATCCGAATTCGAGATAATGGCATGGGAATGCCTGCAGAAGTCCGGGAAAAAATATTCCAGCAAGGGTTTACGACAAAGGAGGTGGGCAAAGGAACGGGGTTGGGAATGGCCATCGCGCGATCGATTGTGGAGGATAAACATGGAGGGGCGATCGCTTGCAGGTCTGAGGTTGGAGTCGGTACGGAGTTTGAAGTGACTCTCCCTTTATCTTAA
- a CDS encoding TIGR00300 family protein codes for MTDSIRFLMCAPDHYDVDYVINPWMEGNIHKSSRSLAVEQWENLYKIIKDNAIVDLVKPEPGWPDMVFTANAGLVLGKNVVLSRFYHPERQGEEPHFKAWFESQGFTVYELPKEVPFEGAGDALFDREGRWLWAGYGFRSELDSHPAIAQWLDVEVLSLRLMDERFYHLDTCFCPLSGGYLLYYPPAFDGYSNRLIEMRVPAEKRIALSEADAVNFSCNAVNINDIVIMNKASQELRDRLKSAGFRLIETPLTEFLKAGGASKCLTLRTTEPIREELHATTRIDTRTIHMVGHLLDAGLMNRALDLIIEGGGSFKVLNFNLGEQRQSLSSADVKVSAPSKEVLDDIMAQLIDLGAVPASDDQQDALRQPVPQPGVAPDNFYVSTIYPTEVRVKGQWVKVQKQRMDASIAVTYTEEGPVAQCKLLRDLEIGEEVILGTRGIRTLHKVEKRDQKAPDEFSFMSGGVSSERRVELMVEQVAWELRQIRDRGGKVVVTAGPVVIHTGGGQHLATLIREGYVQVLLGGNAIAVHDIEQALMGTSLGVDMNQGVAVQGGHRHHLKVINKIRSHGSIAKAVEAGTLTQGVMYECVQNNVPFVLAGSIRDDGPLPDTQVNMVDAQGEYAELLYDTDMVLMLSSMLHSIGVGNMTPAGVKMVCVDINPAVVTKLSDRGSLESIGVVTDVGLFLSLLVNQLRKLTIPYEVVS; via the coding sequence ATGACCGATTCAATTCGCTTCTTGATGTGCGCTCCCGACCACTACGATGTCGATTATGTGATTAACCCTTGGATGGAAGGCAACATCCACAAATCGTCTCGTTCCCTGGCCGTAGAACAATGGGAGAACCTATACAAGATTATTAAAGACAATGCCATTGTCGATTTAGTCAAACCGGAACCAGGATGGCCGGATATGGTCTTCACCGCTAACGCCGGTTTAGTGTTAGGGAAAAATGTTGTTCTCAGCCGATTTTACCATCCGGAACGACAAGGGGAAGAACCCCACTTCAAAGCCTGGTTTGAATCCCAAGGATTTACGGTTTACGAACTGCCGAAAGAGGTTCCGTTTGAAGGAGCCGGCGATGCTTTATTCGATCGCGAAGGACGGTGGTTGTGGGCCGGATATGGCTTCCGTTCGGAACTCGACTCCCATCCGGCCATCGCCCAATGGTTGGATGTGGAAGTGCTTTCTCTGCGGTTAATGGACGAGCGTTTCTACCATCTCGATACCTGTTTTTGTCCGTTGAGTGGGGGCTATTTGCTCTACTATCCTCCCGCCTTTGATGGCTATTCCAATCGCTTAATTGAAATGCGGGTTCCGGCGGAAAAACGAATTGCGCTGAGCGAAGCCGATGCGGTGAACTTCTCCTGCAACGCGGTGAATATTAACGATATCGTGATTATGAATAAAGCCAGTCAGGAGCTGCGCGATCGCTTAAAATCAGCAGGATTTCGGTTAATTGAAACGCCGCTAACCGAGTTTCTTAAAGCCGGAGGAGCATCCAAATGTTTGACCTTGCGCACTACCGAACCCATTCGCGAAGAGTTGCACGCCACGACGCGAATTGACACGCGGACAATTCATATGGTGGGTCACTTGCTCGATGCGGGATTGATGAATCGCGCTTTGGATCTGATTATAGAAGGGGGTGGTAGCTTTAAAGTTCTCAACTTTAATTTAGGCGAGCAGCGCCAAAGCCTCTCTTCTGCAGATGTTAAGGTTTCAGCACCCTCGAAAGAGGTCTTAGATGATATTATGGCGCAGTTGATCGATTTGGGAGCGGTGCCAGCTTCCGACGACCAACAGGATGCCCTGCGCCAGCCAGTTCCCCAACCGGGAGTGGCTCCAGATAATTTCTATGTGAGTACGATTTATCCCACGGAAGTGCGCGTGAAAGGACAGTGGGTGAAAGTGCAGAAACAGCGGATGGATGCTTCGATCGCCGTTACTTATACTGAGGAAGGGCCGGTTGCCCAATGCAAGCTCTTGCGCGACTTGGAAATTGGCGAAGAGGTGATTCTGGGGACTCGCGGTATTCGTACATTGCACAAAGTCGAAAAACGAGATCAGAAGGCTCCGGACGAGTTTAGCTTTATGAGCGGTGGAGTGTCTAGCGAACGCCGCGTCGAGCTGATGGTGGAACAAGTGGCCTGGGAATTGCGCCAAATTCGCGATCGCGGCGGTAAAGTGGTCGTTACGGCCGGTCCTGTGGTTATTCATACTGGTGGCGGACAGCACTTAGCCACTCTCATCCGCGAAGGCTACGTGCAAGTGCTGCTGGGAGGAAATGCGATCGCCGTTCACGATATCGAACAAGCTCTGATGGGGACTTCTCTGGGAGTGGATATGAATCAAGGAGTTGCCGTGCAAGGCGGCCACCGCCATCACTTGAAAGTCATTAACAAAATTCGCAGTCATGGCAGTATTGCCAAAGCGGTGGAAGCAGGAACCCTGACTCAAGGTGTCATGTATGAATGCGTACAGAATAATGTACCGTTCGTCCTCGCCGGTTCCATTCGCGATGACGGCCCCCTACCGGATACCCAGGTAAATATGGTGGACGCCCAGGGCGAATATGCCGAACTGCTCTACGATACCGATATGGTCTTAATGCTCTCTTCCATGCTGCACTCGATTGGGGTTGGTAATATGACTCCGGCTGGGGTGAAGATGGTCTGCGTGGATATTAATCCGGCTGTTGTGACTAAGTTAAGCGATCGCGGTTCCTTAGAGTCGATTGGCGTGGTTACTGATGTAGGGCTGTTCTTGAGTTTGCTGGTCAATCAACTGCGCAAGCTAACTATTCCTTACGAAGTCGTGTCTTAG
- a CDS encoding NYN domain-containing protein, with protein sequence MGYKNRLSIFVDGNNMFYAQQKNGWFFDPKRVLQYFTNKEEADLANAFWYTGIKDPQDQRGFRDALISLGYTVRTKILKEYYDDHSGRYSQKANLDIEIVIDMFNTVEQYDRVILFSGDGDFERAIELLRSKNTHITVVSTEGMIARELRNVTDRYIDLNDIRISIEKTDL encoded by the coding sequence ATGGGATATAAGAATCGATTATCAATTTTTGTCGATGGGAACAATATGTTCTACGCTCAACAGAAAAATGGCTGGTTTTTCGACCCGAAACGGGTATTGCAATATTTTACAAATAAGGAAGAAGCGGATTTAGCAAATGCCTTTTGGTATACTGGAATTAAAGACCCGCAAGACCAACGAGGGTTTCGCGATGCCCTTATTAGTCTCGGTTATACGGTACGCACCAAAATATTGAAGGAGTATTATGACGACCATTCCGGTCGCTATTCGCAAAAAGCGAACTTAGATATAGAAATTGTTATTGATATGTTTAATACCGTCGAGCAATACGATCGCGTAATTCTCTTTAGCGGCGATGGCGATTTTGAACGGGCGATCGAACTGTTGCGATCGAAGAATACTCATATTACCGTAGTCTCGACAGAAGGCATGATTGCCAGAGAGTTGCGCAATGTCACCGATCGCTATATCGATTTAAACGATATTCGCATTAGCATCGAAAAGACGGATCTTTAA
- a CDS encoding sulfurtransferase, with protein sequence MTSPSLLVSPQWLAENIGNPQIAIVDCRFALANPQQGQDEYNAGHIPGAFYLNLDRDLSSPVQPHGGRHPLPDPDRLSAKLVEFGIRQGETLVVAYDSSRMAFAARCWWLLRYLGHENVAILDGGWPQWQEGGYLVSQEQEQAKQSGIFVPQLQRDWVVDGEQIQQLGDREDVVLVDSRDYDRYIGKVEPIDPVAGHIPGAINQPWKGITTESGWSKSVADQQARWQDYQNTKEIWVYCGSGVTACVNLFSLALAGRSREKLYAGSWSDWCSYGDRPIATEFPGERAKA encoded by the coding sequence ATGACTTCTCCCTCTCTGCTCGTCTCTCCTCAGTGGCTAGCCGAAAATATTGGCAATCCGCAAATCGCGATCGTCGATTGTCGCTTTGCCCTAGCTAATCCACAACAAGGGCAAGACGAATACAACGCAGGTCATATCCCCGGAGCCTTTTATTTAAATCTCGATCGCGACCTCTCCAGCCCAGTCCAACCCCATGGCGGTCGCCACCCCTTACCCGACCCCGATCGCCTTTCAGCAAAATTGGTTGAGTTCGGCATTCGCCAAGGAGAAACCTTAGTCGTCGCTTACGATAGCTCGCGCATGGCTTTTGCCGCTCGCTGTTGGTGGCTGTTGCGCTATTTAGGTCACGAGAACGTTGCAATCCTCGATGGCGGATGGCCGCAATGGCAGGAGGGAGGCTATCTGGTAAGTCAGGAACAAGAGCAGGCGAAACAGTCCGGGATATTCGTGCCGCAACTACAAAGAGATTGGGTTGTCGATGGCGAGCAAATTCAGCAATTGGGCGATCGCGAGGATGTAGTTCTCGTCGATTCCAGAGATTACGACCGCTATATCGGTAAAGTCGAACCCATCGATCCGGTAGCCGGACATATTCCCGGAGCGATTAACCAACCGTGGAAAGGAATAACCACCGAATCGGGTTGGAGCAAATCCGTAGCAGACCAGCAAGCACGGTGGCAGGATTATCAGAATACTAAAGAAATTTGGGTCTATTGCGGTTCTGGGGTCACTGCTTGCGTCAACTTATTCTCCCTCGCGTTAGCCGGGCGATCGCGGGAAAAACTCTATGCCGGCAGTTGGAGTGATTGGTGTTCCTATGGCGATCGCCCGATTGCTACAGAATTTCCCGGCGAGCGAGCAAAAGCTTGA
- a CDS encoding hybrid sensor histidine kinase/response regulator, producing the protein MNNNFSILVVDDEPHNFEAIEGLLFNQDYDLNYASNGPEAIASLGSFFHPDLFLLDVMMPEMDGIELCHRLKAMPEYQAVPIIMVTALSSKEDLARCLSAGADDFISKPLNGLELRARVQSMLRIKQQYDRLQSWSHVQKNTIQLLEHSLNELRGNMASSLSHELNTPLNGVLSSFWLLNSYWDDEDTDPEEIREFISIGTRSARRLEKLSKRLLAYLYLELETHRVNDPTSSDMEWKTAKTPTFFMQDYAQTKAQLVDRLDTFTLDIEKADLAMMDKHLQWLIEELLDNAFKFSEPKTPVTLSAKALNGIFLLQISDRGRGMTEEQITKIGAFMQFERSRYEQQGLGLGLKIAQKVVQLYGGKLSLSSIYGQETTVTIELPLA; encoded by the coding sequence ATGAACAATAATTTCTCTATACTCGTCGTTGATGATGAGCCACACAACTTTGAGGCGATCGAAGGGTTGCTCTTTAATCAAGATTACGATCTCAACTATGCATCGAACGGGCCCGAGGCGATCGCATCTCTCGGGAGTTTTTTTCACCCCGATCTATTTTTGCTCGATGTGATGATGCCGGAAATGGATGGGATTGAGCTATGCCATCGCCTGAAAGCCATGCCAGAATATCAGGCAGTCCCCATCATCATGGTCACGGCATTGAGCAGTAAGGAGGATTTGGCTCGCTGCTTGAGTGCGGGGGCGGATGATTTTATTAGCAAACCGTTGAATGGTTTGGAATTGCGCGCGCGAGTGCAGTCGATGTTGCGGATTAAACAACAGTACGACCGACTCCAGAGTTGGTCCCACGTGCAAAAAAATACAATCCAATTGCTAGAGCATAGTTTAAATGAGTTGCGCGGCAATATGGCTTCTAGCTTATCTCATGAATTAAATACTCCTTTAAATGGGGTTTTATCGAGCTTTTGGTTGCTTAATAGTTATTGGGATGATGAGGATACCGATCCAGAAGAAATTCGCGAGTTTATTTCCATAGGAACGCGATCGGCTAGACGCTTAGAAAAGCTCTCTAAACGATTGCTCGCTTATTTATATCTGGAGTTAGAAACTCACCGAGTCAACGATCCGACTAGTTCAGATATGGAATGGAAAACGGCTAAAACTCCAACCTTTTTTATGCAGGATTATGCACAAACCAAAGCTCAATTGGTCGATCGCCTGGATACCTTTACTCTAGACATTGAAAAGGCCGACTTGGCGATGATGGACAAGCATCTGCAATGGTTAATCGAAGAATTATTAGATAATGCGTTTAAGTTTTCGGAACCGAAAACGCCCGTAACGCTCTCAGCGAAAGCGTTGAATGGTATCTTTCTCCTGCAAATTAGCGATCGCGGACGGGGAATGACTGAAGAGCAAATTACCAAAATCGGTGCGTTTATGCAATTCGAGCGATCGCGCTACGAACAACAGGGTTTAGGCTTAGGATTGAAAATTGCACAAAAAGTTGTCCAACTTTATGGAGGGAAACTTTCCCTATCCAGTATTTACGGACAAGAAACAACCGTCACTATCGAACTGCCCCTAGCATAA